The Balneolaceae bacterium genome segment CGGAGACCGACGCACAGGAAAATAATCCCACCCTGTCCCCCGACGGCAGCAAAGTCGCCTTTACCCGTGACCGCGATCTCTACGTGATCGAGCTTGACAGCGGCGAGGAGCAGCGGCTCACCGACGACGGCAGCGAGGTCATCTACAACGGCTGGTCGTCCTGGGTCTACATGGAGGAGATCCTGGGCCGAAGCACCAACTTCAAGGCCTACTGGTGGAGCCCCGACAGCGAGCGCCTGGCTTTCTTCCGCACCGACGACCGTCCCGTGCAGATCTTTCCCATCCACGGCGTGGTGGAACTCGAAAGCGTGCAAGATTCCTACGGCACCCTGATCGAGCAGCGCTATCCCAAGTCGGGCAGCGACAACCCGAACGTGCGGGTGGGCGTCGCCGAGCTGTCCTCGGGCGAGATCACCTGGGCCGACTTTGACCCGACGGGCGACCACTATTTCGGCATGCCCTACTGGACCCCCTCCTCCGACGCCCTCTGGGTGCAGTGGATGAACCGCGACCAGGACCACCTGGTGATCTATGAAATCGACCTGGCCGACGGATCCCGCACCCCGGTTTATGAGGAGCGGCAGGAGACCTGGATCGACCTGGACAGCGGCGACCGACTGCAGTTCCTGGACGACGGCGCCGGCTTTCTCATGATGAGCGACCAAAGCGGCTGGATGCATCTCTACCACTACGATATGGAGGGCAACCTGGTCAGCCAGGTGACCTCGGGCGAGTGGACCCTGACCGACGTGGAGCGGGTAAACCAGGAAACCGGCTGGGTCTACTTCACCGCCCGCAGGGAGAGTTCCGCCCGCATCGACCTATACAAGGTGCGCATGGACGGCACCGGGTTGCAGCGGCTCACCTTCGGTGAGTACACCCACAGCGTGAACGTCTCTCCGGACGGGTCGTACTTCACCACTTCCTACAGCAACGCCGCCACGCCTACGCGCCTGGCCGTGCTGAACGACGAGGGAGACATCACCGCCGAGCTGACCGACAGCAAAGGCCCCGAATTTGACGATTACAATCTGGCGCGCACCGAGATCTTCCGCGTGCCCTCCGGCGACGGCCACCAGCTGCCGGTGGAGGTGACCTGGCCCATGAACCTGGACGAAAACGGCTCCTACCCCGTGCTGATAAGCATTTACGGGGGACCCGGCTCCACCGGCGTGTGGGACCGCTGGGGCGGCCTGGGCATGAACCAGTGGTGGGCGAAGGAGGGCCTGATCCAGGTCTCGATGGACCACCGCGGCTCAGGACACTTCGGCAAGGAGGGCAAAAACTGGATGCACCGCGACCTGGGACGATGGGAGATCGCCGACTACACCACCATCGTGGAGTGGCTGCAGGAGGAGTATCCCTTCATCGACCCCGACCGCATCGGCATCACCGGATTCAGCTACGGGGGCTACGTCTCCAGCCTGGCCCTCACCTGGGGCGCCGGCACCTTTGACTTCGGACTCGCGGGCGGCAGCGTGACCGACTGGCACCTCTACGACACCCACTACACCGAGCGCTACATGGACCGCCCGCAGGACAATCCCGACGGCTACGAATCCAGCTCCGTGATGAGCTACGTCGACCGCTACGAGGATGACAGCTTCCTGCTGATGGTGCACGGCACGATGGACGACAACGTGCACCTGCAGAACACCCTGCAGCTGGTAAGCGCGCTGGAGTCGGCCGGCAAGGATTTCGAGTTCATCCCCTATATAGGCGGCAAGCACGGCTGGTACAACCTGCCGGGCAAGCAGCGCCACTACCAGCACCAGCGCTACAAGTTCTACTACCGCTACCTCCTTGAACAACCGGTCTCCGGCATGCTGATGGAAAACTAACCTCGCTGCAGATCCTGCACGCTCTTCAACCACTCCTGGAGGGAGGTGACCGTAATTCCCTCCGATACCATGTAGGTATCCGCTTCCGGGGTTACCACGTAGTTGCGTTCCGTTCCCAGATCATTCATGACATTCCGAAAACCTCTGGAGACTTTCGGAGCGTTGGTCCATTTTATTTCCGCAGAAATTAACGGACGGTCATCTATACTGACCACCATGTCGGCCTCCGCCCCCTCGTGGGTCCTGAAAAACCAGAGTTCCGCATAATCCGGGAGCAACGATCTGGTCTGGTTGATTACGAATCCCTCCCAGGAGGGACCGACGCTCGGATGATTGATCAAATTCTCGTAATCGGATACGCCCAGAAGAGAATGCATCAATCCGGAATCTGACAAGTATATCTTCGGACTCTTTACCAGTCGTTTTTTAATATTTTTGTAGTAGGGCTCCAATCGATTCACCATGTACGAACGCTCCAGAAAATCGATATAGCGGGCTACAGTAGGACCGGTGATACCCAGGGAGGAGGCGAAATTCTGTAAATTCAACATGTGGGACTGCGAACGTACCAACAGCAACATCAGTTTCCGCATGAGGCGTACATCAGTGTTCAGTCCCAGCAAAGGCAATTCCCGCTCCAAGTACGTTTTGATAAAATTATTCCTCCATAATTCGCATTCCCGGGCGGAGTCGGCCAACAGGGAATTCGGAAAACCTCCTCGAAAAAACAATGTTTTCCAGTTCTGCTGATCCTTCACTTCCAGTAAATTCAACGGATGCAACTCCAGGTAGGCGATACGGCCTGCAAGTGATTCTGCACTTTCTCTGATGAGCGATGGGGAGGCAGAGCCAAGCAGAAGAAACCGGCCCGGTATTCGGTTCCGGTCGATGAGGGACCGAAGTACTGGAAATAGTTCGGGCATGTATTGGATTTCATCAAGTATCACACAATCCTCTTCGTATTGTTGCAGGTAAAAGGCCGGATCCTGCAACTTGGCTTGGTCTTCGGGGTATTCCAGATCCAAATAATGAGATGCGGAGGGCAAATCCGGCCGGATCATTTTGGCAAGGGTTGTTTTGCCGGTTTGCCGGGCGCCGGTTATGGCTACTGCAGGCATCACTCCAATAGCTTCCAAAACGCTGGATTGTAGCAGGCGAGAGATCATAACCCCGAAATCACAAAGTTAATATTTCAATTTACGGGGTAAATTTAGATATGTGCCCTGAAATATCAAAATATAATTTTCAAATTTCAGGGTATAAGACACTGCTCTGTTAAAAACCGACCTCGAAGTACCTGTACCTGAGCCACTCGTTCACCGCACGGTAAACCCTGCCGTCGCGAATTCCGGCGC includes the following:
- a CDS encoding S9 family peptidase, with product MNLRYLLRSLLAVLLLTAASTGLHAQTQELTREQILQGNWDGILQSMPRIVTWTDDSHFVMAVPQDGNGGQRVLVNAATGEQQNYEPEEQEPQRQVGIRAGDLYLLEGEAQQRLTETDAQENNPTLSPDGSKVAFTRDRDLYVIELDSGEEQRLTDDGSEVIYNGWSSWVYMEEILGRSTNFKAYWWSPDSERLAFFRTDDRPVQIFPIHGVVELESVQDSYGTLIEQRYPKSGSDNPNVRVGVAELSSGEITWADFDPTGDHYFGMPYWTPSSDALWVQWMNRDQDHLVIYEIDLADGSRTPVYEERQETWIDLDSGDRLQFLDDGAGFLMMSDQSGWMHLYHYDMEGNLVSQVTSGEWTLTDVERVNQETGWVYFTARRESSARIDLYKVRMDGTGLQRLTFGEYTHSVNVSPDGSYFTTSYSNAATPTRLAVLNDEGDITAELTDSKGPEFDDYNLARTEIFRVPSGDGHQLPVEVTWPMNLDENGSYPVLISIYGGPGSTGVWDRWGGLGMNQWWAKEGLIQVSMDHRGSGHFGKEGKNWMHRDLGRWEIADYTTIVEWLQEEYPFIDPDRIGITGFSYGGYVSSLALTWGAGTFDFGLAGGSVTDWHLYDTHYTERYMDRPQDNPDGYESSSVMSYVDRYEDDSFLLMVHGTMDDNVHLQNTLQLVSALESAGKDFEFIPYIGGKHGWYNLPGKQRHYQHQRYKFYYRYLLEQPVSGMLMEN
- a CDS encoding ATP-binding protein encodes the protein MISRLLQSSVLEAIGVMPAVAITGARQTGKTTLAKMIRPDLPSASHYLDLEYPEDQAKLQDPAFYLQQYEEDCVILDEIQYMPELFPVLRSLIDRNRIPGRFLLLGSASPSLIRESAESLAGRIAYLELHPLNLLEVKDQQNWKTLFFRGGFPNSLLADSARECELWRNNFIKTYLERELPLLGLNTDVRLMRKLMLLLVRSQSHMLNLQNFASSLGITGPTVARYIDFLERSYMVNRLEPYYKNIKKRLVKSPKIYLSDSGLMHSLLGVSDYENLINHPSVGPSWEGFVINQTRSLLPDYAELWFFRTHEGAEADMVVSIDDRPLISAEIKWTNAPKVSRGFRNVMNDLGTERNYVVTPEADTYMVSEGITVTSLQEWLKSVQDLQRG